Below is a window of Streptomyces sp. WMMB303 DNA.
CTGAAGTACGCGATCCAGGTCGAGGAGGAGCTGGGCAAGAAGAAGATCCTGGAGAACTACCTCAACATCACGTTCTTCGGCCAGCAGGCGTATGGCGTCGAAGCGGCGGCGCAACGATACTTCTCGCGCTCCGCCAAGGAGCTGAATCTCGAACAGTCGGCGCTGCTGGCGGGCATCGTCCAGTCGCCCTCCCGGTACGACCCGATCGTCAACGAGGACGAGGCGCTCAAGCGGCGCAACACCGTGCTCGACAGGATGGCCGTCTACCACGACATCACCCGCGAGGAGGCCGAGTCCGCCAAGGAGAAGCCCCTCGGGCTGGACGTCAGCAGCCCCAAGAACGGGTGCATCACCGCCACCATGGGCGCGGGCTTCTTCTGCGACTACGTACGCCAGGTCTTCCTCACCGACGAATCGTTCGGCAAGACCCGCAAGGAGCGCGCCAAGCGCTGGAACCGCGGCGGGCTCACGATCAGGACCACGCTCGACCCGAAGGCGCAGAAGTCGGTCCAGAAGTCGATCAAGTCCCATGTGAACCAGTCGGACAAGGTCGCGACCGCGGCGACGATAGTGCAGCCCGGCACCGGCAAGATCCTGGGCATGGGCCAGTCCCGCCCCTACGGCTTCAAGCCCAAGGAGAACGAGACCCAGATAAACCTCTCGGTCGACAGCTCCATGGGCGGCGGTGCCGGCTACCAGCCGGGATCCACCTTCAAGCCCGTGATCGCCGCCGCCGCGCTGGACGGGGGCATCAGCCCCTACAAGTCCTACCCCTCGCCCTACCGCATGCAGTACCCCTCCCCGGTCGACACCTGCAACGGCAAGTGGCGCGGCAAGGCACCGGTCGAGAACGAGAACAGCACCGAGGTCGGCCCCTACCGGATGAAGGAAGCGACCGCGAAGTCGGTCAACACCTACTTCGTCTCCCTGATAGAGGAGACCGGGATCTGCCCGGTGACGAAGATGGCGAAGAAGATGGGCATCGAACGGGCCGACGGCAAGAAGATCGACCAGGTGCCGTCGATCTCGCTCGGCACCCAGGAGATGTCGCCGCTGACCATGGCCGAGGGCTACGCCACCTTCGCCAACCGCGGTGTGCACTGCACCCCCGTCGCCATCGAGTCGATCACCGACGCGCAGGGCAAGAAGCTGGACGTACCCAAGACCTCGTGCAAGCGCGCGATGAAGACGAAGACCGCCGACACCGTCAACACGCTGCTGCGCGGCGTGGTCGAGGACGGCACCGGCAAGAAGGCCGGACTGAGCGGCCGCGACAGCGCGGGCAAGACCGGTACCACCGACCAGCGGTACGCCGCCTGGTTCGTCGGCTACACCCCGAACATGTCCGGCGCCGTCTGGGTCGGCGACCCGGCCCACCGCACGCGGATGGTCGACATCACCATCGGCGGCGTCCCGCACGCCAAGGTCTTCGGCGGCGAGGTCCCGGGCCCCATCTGGCGGGACGCGATGGCCGGTGCGCTGGCCGGGGAGTCCGCACCGGACTTCCACCACGTACCGATCCGGGACGGCGGCAAGAAGCACCGCACCCCCAAACCGCCGTCCCCGCCGCAGCCGGACGACAACGGCGGCGACAACAAGCCCCGGAACCCGTGGCCGGACATCACCGTCCCGCCCAACCTGATCGGCGGCGGTGACGCCAACGGCGGCGACGGCGGCAACGGAGGAGGCATCGGCGGGCCCGGCGGCGACACGGGCGACGTCGGAGGCGGCGGCCTCCCCGGCGGCAACGGCAACGGAGGCGGCGGCGCCGACGGCGGTGGAGCCGCCGACGGAGGTGGCGGCTGGGACGCGGGAGCGGGCGGCTTCCCGTAGCCGCGGGGCTCCGGCAGGGGCCGCGGCCGCCTCGGGTTCGGACCGGCTCCGGGCGGGTCGGCTCGGGGCGGGTCGGCTCGGGGCGGGTCGGCGGCTCACGCGGACACTCCGCACCGGCCCCACCGACAGGCCACCACGTGCCACGACGTAGGGGGCACCCTCCGCGGGAGGGTGCCCCCTACGTCGTGGTGACATAGCGGGCCCGGTCTCGTACTCAGGGCCGCGCAGGAGGCCGCCGCGCGGCGCGGGCCCGCCATCCGGCGTCCGGGCGCCGGATCGGGCAGGCGCCGCGAGGGGCGGGCACCGTAGTGGGCAGCCGCCCGACGAGCACAGCGGCCCGGGCCCGCCGACAGGCGCCCCGGCACCCGCGGGCCCATCCAGGTCCGGCTAGCCCGCGAGCCGCTTCTTGACCGCCCCCGCGACCCGGCCACCCTCGGCACGGCCCGCGACCTTCGGGTTCACGATCTTCATGACGGCCCCCATCGCCCTCGGGCCCTCCGCACCGCCGGCCCGGGCCTCCTCGACGGCCTCGGCGACCAGCACGTCCAGCTCCTCGTCCGTGAGCTGCTGGGGCAGGTAGTCGGCGAGCACCTCGCCCTCGGCCCGCTCCCGCTCCGCCTGCTCGGTACGGCCCCCGTCCGCGAACGCCTCGGCCGCCTCCCGCCGCTTCTTCGCCTCTCGGGTGATCACCTTCTGCACCTCGTCGTCGGAGAGCTCGCGCGCACTCGTACCGGCGACCTCCTCCTTCGTGATCGCGGCCAGGGTCATCCGGAGAGTGGCGGAACGGAGCTCGTCGCGCTCCTTGATCGCTGCGGTCAGGTCGTCCTGCAGCCGGGACTTGAGCGTGGTCATGGGGCCAGTGTGCCAGCACACGGCCGCGGAGCGCCGGGGATATCCGGGCAGCCGCAGCCCTCCCGGGCCCGCGGCGGGGACGACGGCGAGGACCGCGAGAGACCCGAGAGCAGAAACCCCGGCCGTCCTGCCGGGAGGGGCGCCTCACGGCGCCGCGACCCCGCCTGCGGGTCTGCGACCATGGGGCCATGCGCGCGCGATACCGGATCCCCCTCAAGACAGCCCTCGGCATCACGGCACTCGGCGCGGCGTGCGTCGGGTACGCGGCCGGTGTGGAAGCCCGCTCGTTCCGCCTGCGACGGGTCTCGGTGCCCGTGCTGCCCCCCGGTATGCATCCGCTGCGTGTCCTGCAGGTCTCCGACATCCACATGGTCAGCGGCCAGCGGAAGAAGCAGCGATGGCTACAGGAGCTCGCCGGGCTGCGGCCCGACTTCGTGATCAACACTGGGGACAACCTCTCCGACACCGAAGCCGTACCCGAAGTCCTCGACGCACTCGGCCCGTTGATGGAATACCCGGGCGCCTACGTCTTCGGCTCGAACGACTACTACGGCCCCAAGCTGCGCAACCCCGCCAAGTACCTCATGGAGAAGGCGTCCGGCAAGCACGGGCTGAACGGAAATCCGCCCGCCGTCGGCGTCGTCCACAACCCGTGGGAGGAGCTGCGCGACGCCTTCGACTCGGTCGGCTGGGTCGGCCTCTCCAACACCAGGGGCCGCATCAAGCTGGACGGCGGCCAGGAGATCGCGCTGACCGGACTGGACGACCCGCACATCAAACGGGACCGCTACGGCGAGGTCGCCGGAGGCCCCGAGGCGGACGCCGACCTCTCCCTCGCCGTCGTCCACGCTCCGTACCTGCGCGTCCTCGACGCCTTCACCGCCGACCGCTACCCGCTGATCCTGGCCGGCCACACTCACGGCGGCCAGCTCTGCGTCCCCTTCTACGGGGCACTCGTCACCAACTGCGACATCGACACCGACCGGGTCAAGGGCCTCTCCACCCACCGCGCTGGCGGTCACGAGTCGTACCTGCACGTCAGCGCGGGATGCGGAGCCAGCCGCTACACCCCGGTCCGCTTCGCCTGCCCCCCGGAAGCGACCCTCCTCACCCTCACTCCCCGCGAGAACTGACCGACCCCGCGCCCCTCCCCGGGCCGTCTCCCGGCACGGGACCACCTCCCCGCGAAACCCGATTTCGCCTCAGCGCTCCCCTGGGCTAAAGTAGTCGTCGTTGCTTCGGGGTGTAGCGCAGCTTGGCAGCGCGCTTCGTTCGGGACGAAGAGGTCGTGGGTTCAAATCCCGCCACCCCGACACAGGTCAGAGGCCCATTCGCTTGATCGCGAATGGGCCTCTGTCGTGCGTACAGCAGCGGAGTACAGCAACCGCTAAGACTCCTGCTGATCTTCTCCGGCCGAACCCTCGTCACCCTCCCCCGGCTGCGGCTCCTGGGAGCTCTGGCCGCCGAGGGCCGTACCGAGCTTCCGCAGCGCCCGGCGCGTCTCGGCCGAGGGCACGTGCGTGTAGACCTCCATCGTGACCGCGATCTCGGAGTGCCGAAGGATCTGCATCGCGATGCGCGGATGGACGTCCAACGCCGCCAGGAGCGAGGCACAGGTGTGCCGGGTGTCATGGACCCGGATCACCCGCACATCGGCCCGGCCGCAACGCCGCTCGAATTCCCGCGTGAAGTTCCGGGGCTCGATCGGTGTGCCGTAGCGAGTGGTGAAGACGAAATCCGAGTCGTTCCACAGTTCGCCGGCAGCCCGCTCGGCCGACTGCTGAGCTTCCTTTCGCGCCTTGAGAGCCGCGATACAGACGTCGGGGAGAGGCAGCACCGCCTCTGACGCCTCGGTCTTCGCGACGTCCGAGTGGAGAAGCTGACGGCGCACCCGCTGAAGCTGGTGGGCGATGCGCAGCTCACCACTGTCGAAGTTCACATCCGACCAGGTGAGGCCCAGCACCTCCCCCTTGCGCAGGCCCAGGACGAGCACCAGAACGTACGCGGCGTACAGGTAGTCGCCCTCGGCTTCCGCCCGCTCCAGGAAGTGACACGCTTCCTCCACCGACCAGGGGTCCGGACGCTTGCGCCGAGGCCGCTTGACCTTGATCAATTGGGCCACGTTCTTGGCGATCAGCTCCTCCAGGACGGCATTCCCGAGGGCGCTGCGGAGGACCGTGCGGGCATCGTTCACCGACCGAGCCGAGAGCGCCTTGCCGCAGCACCGCCCCTTCTCCTTCGCGCAGCAGCGGCGGCGCTTCTCCGGGCGCGCAGCATCCTTCCCCTGGGCGCAGCACTGGCAGGTAGCGGCCAGCCGGTTCAACCAAGTGCGGAGATCCCGCACGGTCAGCCGATCGAGCCGCTTGCCACCGAGGTACGGAACGATGTGGAGACGGGTGATCGTCTCGTACGTCGCAGCGGTGAGCGGCCGGAGATTGGGCTCCACCACCTCCCGCTGCCAGTACGTGAGGTACTGCTCCAGCGTCGGAATCTTGGTCGCCACCGGCCCCTTAATCGCCTCGGCGTGGAGCTTCACCCACTTCTCGTGGACTTCCGGGCGGGTCTTGCCGTAGACGTACTTGCGCTTGCGTTTGCCGTCCGGGGTGGTGACCCAGACGTACGCGGCGAAGCCGCCGTTGCGGTACGGGTAGATCGAACCTTCGCCATTGCCCCGCTTGCCGCTCACGCGGTCCACCCCCAGCGGTCGGCGCCGGCTTCGGCTTCCTCGGCACAGCGGTTCACGTACTCGTCCACCCAGGCCGGGAGGACGCGGCGGTTACGGCCGACCTTGACGGAGCGGATTTCCCCGGTGAGGACGAGCATCTTGGTCTTGGAAAGGCCGAAGCCGAGCATGGCGGCAACTTCGGCCGTGGTGTGCCACTTGGGCGTGATGGTGGTCGTGGTCGCCGTCATCGGGCGGCGTCTCCTTCCGCAGTGGGGATTGTTGGGGTGTCGGCGAGGGACGCGGCCAGCCACTGCTCCGTGGCGGTGAGACCGGTTCCCGCGTAGGCCCAGTGGGCGAGGACGAGGGTTGTCGTCTCGCCTGCGCCGTCCACAGGTTGTGGGTTGTCGCCGCGTGCGATGGCGGCTTGGAGGCGTTGCCATTGGGCGCGGGCGGTGCGGAGGGCGCCGAGGGTGGTGGAGTAGCGGCGGGTTTTGGTGGAGAAGTGGCCGCGGAAGCCGAGCATGTGGGCCCAGGCGCGGAGGCGGAGGTGTGCGAGGTCTTTGCGGGCGCCCAGGGCCCAGGCGGTGCGGATGAGTCGTTCGGCATGCTGTGGGAGGTTGAGGGTGGCCAGTTCGGCGATGAAGCGCAGGCGGCGGTCGAGGGTGCCGGTGGCTGTCTCGGCGCCTTTGGTGGCGTACTTGGCGATGTAGGCCGCAACGGCGCGGTCGGTGAGGGCGTGGCCGCCATCGAGGTCGGGTCCGTGGATGGTGCGGATGTCGAGCTGGCGACCGAAAGCGAAGGTGTGGGTGCGGCCGTCGAGGACGGGGCCGGGGACGACCGCACGGGAGGCAGCCGCGAGGATGGCGTCGGTCAACAGCTCGGCGGACGCCCAGTGCGGGGGCCGGGTCTCGCCGCCGGCCGGGCCGTCGAGTCGGATGACGGCGTGGAAATGGACGGCGCCGCGCTTCTGGTACTCGGCGACCTTCGCGAAGGACACCCGGGCCCTCTCGGGGAGCTCTCGTTGGGTCAGGCCCGCGCGGCGTGCGATCTCCCGGCGGAGGTGGATGGAGAAGCGGCGCCAGAGGATGCCTGCGTGGGCGTTCCAGAGCACTGCGGATTCGTAGTCGTACCGCTCCGGGTCCAGCGGCGTACCCAGCTTGGGGTCGTCGGCAGCGTGGTGGCGTCCGCAGCGGCAGGGACGGGTGCCGGGCCGGTTGTGAACTGGGCCGAAGCTCGGGGCGGTGAACGTGGCGAAGACGCGCGGGTGTGTCGTGACCTCTTCGGGGGTGCCTTTGCCGCCGCGTAGTCCGGCGGTGATGAGGTGGAAGGTGTCGCGGCGGTAGGTCTCGGCGCAGGCCGCACAGCGGGTGGTGCGGCGGTTGCCGCAGCGGACCAGGAGATCACCGGCCGGAAGGTCGCCCGAGTCGAGGCGGCGCAGGGCCGGGCCGATTTCGCCGGTGGTGGTGTCCAGGTTGTGTTCGGTGCGGTGGCCGGCCAGGCGGATGGGGTGGGTGCAGCCGCCCAGGCCGGAGAGCTGGCGGAGGATACCGGGCAGGGTGCCGGTTGCGGCGAGGTTTGCCAGGTCGGTGAGTGGGGCTGGGGTGGTGCGCGCGATGATGGTGCTTCTCCTTCTCTGACCTACGGGGTGGGGGAAGGGGCCGGGCTGCCGGGGCGGTGGATGCTTGGCGGTATCGAGACCGCCCCGGTAGCCACTCAGCGGTGGTGGATGCCGTTGCGGGAGCCGAGGAGCGAGCGCAGAACCAGCGCAGCCACGGCGACGGACACGGCCGTGACGACGACGGCGGCCAGGAGCGCAACGACGACCACACCGCCGACCACCACGGCCGCGACGGCCCCCGAACCGACCGAGGGAAACGCGCGCTGCGGCGGTGCAGCGAGGGATGCGGAGTGCTGGCAGCCGCAGACCGGAACGTGCGCGTGCTGGGCGGTCGTGGGCAGGTTCGGGGTGTGGGTGTCGGGGAGTTGGGGGCGCAGGAACATCGGCTTTCCTCCTGTCAGTCGTGGGTGCCGTTGACGGTTTCGACTCCGGTGCGGGTGCCGTTGTCGATGGCGGGGGCGAGGAAGGTGTCGGCGAGGTAGAAGCCGAACAGGGCGATCACGACGACGAGCCAGACGCGGACGCCGAGGAACTTCACAGCGCCCCACACCAGCAGGCCCAGGACGACGACCAGGGGGAGGTTCACGGACACGGGTGGCTCTCCTTTCAGCGGACGGGGCAGCGGTGGGTGCGGGCGGCCAGCTCTGCGGCGGCGCGTGAGTCGTAGTCGGCGGAGAAGCCGCAGCGCGGGGCGGTGCAGGCGGCGGTGTGCTTCTCGCGGCCACGGCCGTCGTGGGCGGTGCCGACCTGTACGGGGCCGATGCGGGTCACGGAGCGGAAGCGGCGGTTGAGCGGCATCAGCAGTCCTTCAGTCGCAGGGATGCGGGGCTGGGGAAGCGGCGCAGGATGCGGGCGGCTTCCTCGGGGTCCTCGGTGCGGGTGGCGGCTTCTTCCGCCAGCAGCCGGGCCAGGGCGGGGCGGCCGGTGTGGGCCATCTCGTGGGCCGCATCGAGGTAGTCGAAGCTGTCGGGCAGGTATCCGGGCATGGAGGTTCCTCCGGTGCGGTCAGGTGAGCTGGGCGGCGATCTGCTCGGCGAGCGGTGCAGGGACGCCGAGGCGAGCGCGGAGAGTCGGGGTGTCGATGGGTGTGCCGGTGCGCTCCTGATGAGCGGTCGCGATCTTGCGCGCGTGCTCGACCAGAGCGGCCGGAACAGCCGCGGTGGACGGCGCCGGGAGCTCCGGCGCGGCCGGTACGGAAGGTGCGGGCGCGGGCTCTGCGATCTCGGGGCCGGTCGGCTGCTCGGCGGCCGGCTCGGTTGGGGGGTCGTGCGTGGTGTGGGCGAGGAGGGTTCCGCCGAGGAAGGCCAGGGCAGGCCATCCGGCGACGAGGATGCGCAGCCAGTCGGGAACGTCGCCCAGGTCGAGGAGCCCGGCGGTGGCGATGTTGGCGCCGAGGGAGGCGGTGAGGGCGACGAGGAACCAGCACCAGCCCGCCGCCCGGTCACGACCCGAGCGAAGCCGACGCCAAGCAGCCACGAGCAGCAGGTCGACCGAGACCGGGTATGCCCAGGCTTTCCAGCCGTCTTGTCCGGCTGCCGAGGCCAGGTCGTGCAGGTGGGCGAAGGACAGCGCAGCAGCGATGACGGCCTGGACGAGCACGGCATCGACGCGGGCGAGGTGGACGCGCATGGATGGCACCTCCTTTCGGATTTCGGCATGGGAGGGGTAAGGACTTGGCGCGAGACGGACGCGCCGGCCGAATCGGAGAGAGCGGAACGTCAGGCGGTAGCGGGCCGGAAGGGCTTGAGTGCGGGCAGGTCCGGCACCAGGTGCACGGTCCGCTCACACGCGACGGCAGCATCGGCCAGGGACAGGTATGGGGTGCGGATTCGGGACCAGCCGCCGGAGGTGTCACCCACGACCGCGAGGCCGGGGCGTTCGGGGGCGATGGTGCAGGCGGCGCCGACCGCTTCGGGGGCGATGTCCCCAAGCGCCATCTTGGCCGAGGGTTCATCGTTGACGCGGTGGCAGACGCGGCCAGAGAGCTGGGCACGGAGCATGGTGGCGCCCTTGCCCAGCTCGGCACCGAACCGCTGCCCGCACACCTCCAGATAGATCCCCGCAGCCCTACCGAGCTGGGCAAGCCGGATCAACTGGGTGACCATCTCATCCCGCCGCTCCTCATCCTTCCGCGAAGCGACGAGGAACAGTTCGGCCACTTCATCGACGAACAGCACGATCGGCACCGGCCGTTCTGCCTCGGGCAGGCCCCACACATCCGAGGTGATCTCCTCATCAGGCGTGGACGGGGCGATGCCCTGCCGGGCACGGATGAGGTCGTATCGGTCCTCCATCTCCCGGACCAGGACGGGCAGCAGTTCGGCAGCCTCAGCCGGGTCGGTCGCCAGCGCCGAGAGCCGAGGAGCGAACGGCGCCAGCTCAACCCCTCGCTTGCAGTCGATGCCGGCCAGCGCGACCGGCT
It encodes the following:
- a CDS encoding transglycosylase domain-containing protein translates to MAKKRAGSGVSKPQQIAKFVGVSVLAGMVMAGLALPAVGTIGLATKGTVEGFDELPVNLKRPPLSQRTTILDNEGGEIAKVYSRDRTVVDLKDISPYMRKAIVDIEDARFYQHGAVDLKGVLRALNRNAQSGQVSQGASTLTQQYVKNVFVEEAGDDAQKVAQATKQTIGRKIKELKYAIQVEEELGKKKILENYLNITFFGQQAYGVEAAAQRYFSRSAKELNLEQSALLAGIVQSPSRYDPIVNEDEALKRRNTVLDRMAVYHDITREEAESAKEKPLGLDVSSPKNGCITATMGAGFFCDYVRQVFLTDESFGKTRKERAKRWNRGGLTIRTTLDPKAQKSVQKSIKSHVNQSDKVATAATIVQPGTGKILGMGQSRPYGFKPKENETQINLSVDSSMGGGAGYQPGSTFKPVIAAAALDGGISPYKSYPSPYRMQYPSPVDTCNGKWRGKAPVENENSTEVGPYRMKEATAKSVNTYFVSLIEETGICPVTKMAKKMGIERADGKKIDQVPSISLGTQEMSPLTMAEGYATFANRGVHCTPVAIESITDAQGKKLDVPKTSCKRAMKTKTADTVNTLLRGVVEDGTGKKAGLSGRDSAGKTGTTDQRYAAWFVGYTPNMSGAVWVGDPAHRTRMVDITIGGVPHAKVFGGEVPGPIWRDAMAGALAGESAPDFHHVPIRDGGKKHRTPKPPSPPQPDDNGGDNKPRNPWPDITVPPNLIGGGDANGGDGGNGGGIGGPGGDTGDVGGGGLPGGNGNGGGGADGGGAADGGGGWDAGAGGFP
- a CDS encoding GatB/YqeY domain-containing protein, with product MTTLKSRLQDDLTAAIKERDELRSATLRMTLAAITKEEVAGTSARELSDDEVQKVITREAKKRREAAEAFADGGRTEQAERERAEGEVLADYLPQQLTDEELDVLVAEAVEEARAGGAEGPRAMGAVMKIVNPKVAGRAEGGRVAGAVKKRLAG
- a CDS encoding metallophosphoesterase, with the protein product MRARYRIPLKTALGITALGAACVGYAAGVEARSFRLRRVSVPVLPPGMHPLRVLQVSDIHMVSGQRKKQRWLQELAGLRPDFVINTGDNLSDTEAVPEVLDALGPLMEYPGAYVFGSNDYYGPKLRNPAKYLMEKASGKHGLNGNPPAVGVVHNPWEELRDAFDSVGWVGLSNTRGRIKLDGGQEIALTGLDDPHIKRDRYGEVAGGPEADADLSLAVVHAPYLRVLDAFTADRYPLILAGHTHGGQLCVPFYGALVTNCDIDTDRVKGLSTHRAGGHESYLHVSAGCGASRYTPVRFACPPEATLLTLTPREN
- a CDS encoding tyrosine-type recombinase/integrase; the encoded protein is MDRVSGKRGNGEGSIYPYRNGGFAAYVWVTTPDGKRKRKYVYGKTRPEVHEKWVKLHAEAIKGPVATKIPTLEQYLTYWQREVVEPNLRPLTAATYETITRLHIVPYLGGKRLDRLTVRDLRTWLNRLAATCQCCAQGKDAARPEKRRRCCAKEKGRCCGKALSARSVNDARTVLRSALGNAVLEELIAKNVAQLIKVKRPRRKRPDPWSVEEACHFLERAEAEGDYLYAAYVLVLVLGLRKGEVLGLTWSDVNFDSGELRIAHQLQRVRRQLLHSDVAKTEASEAVLPLPDVCIAALKARKEAQQSAERAAGELWNDSDFVFTTRYGTPIEPRNFTREFERRCGRADVRVIRVHDTRHTCASLLAALDVHPRIAMQILRHSEIAVTMEVYTHVPSAETRRALRKLGTALGGQSSQEPQPGEGDEGSAGEDQQES
- a CDS encoding excisionase family DNA-binding protein; protein product: MTATTTTITPKWHTTAEVAAMLGFGLSKTKMLVLTGEIRSVKVGRNRRVLPAWVDEYVNRCAEEAEAGADRWGWTA
- a CDS encoding replication initiator, whose protein sequence is MARTTPAPLTDLANLAATGTLPGILRQLSGLGGCTHPIRLAGHRTEHNLDTTTGEIGPALRRLDSGDLPAGDLLVRCGNRRTTRCAACAETYRRDTFHLITAGLRGGKGTPEEVTTHPRVFATFTAPSFGPVHNRPGTRPCRCGRHHAADDPKLGTPLDPERYDYESAVLWNAHAGILWRRFSIHLRREIARRAGLTQRELPERARVSFAKVAEYQKRGAVHFHAVIRLDGPAGGETRPPHWASAELLTDAILAAASRAVVPGPVLDGRTHTFAFGRQLDIRTIHGPDLDGGHALTDRAVAAYIAKYATKGAETATGTLDRRLRFIAELATLNLPQHAERLIRTAWALGARKDLAHLRLRAWAHMLGFRGHFSTKTRRYSTTLGALRTARAQWQRLQAAIARGDNPQPVDGAGETTTLVLAHWAYAGTGLTATEQWLAASLADTPTIPTAEGDAAR
- a CDS encoding mobile element transfer protein, whose amino-acid sequence is MPLNRRFRSVTRIGPVQVGTAHDGRGREKHTAACTAPRCGFSADYDSRAAAELAARTHRCPVR
- a CDS encoding DUF2637 domain-containing protein, yielding MRVHLARVDAVLVQAVIAAALSFAHLHDLASAAGQDGWKAWAYPVSVDLLLVAAWRRLRSGRDRAAGWCWFLVALTASLGANIATAGLLDLGDVPDWLRILVAGWPALAFLGGTLLAHTTHDPPTEPAAEQPTGPEIAEPAPAPSVPAAPELPAPSTAAVPAALVEHARKIATAHQERTGTPIDTPTLRARLGVPAPLAEQIAAQLT
- a CDS encoding FtsK/SpoIIIE domain-containing protein translates to MSELMTLMEVGGPAAGLGAGAAYLRARHPAAYWSAVGMPASAARLVGSYGSVMDSCGLTVQPSRLRALAVRAATRREVRPVPPRRGLLRPTSTGLRIRLRLAPGQEPADIAASAERLRHAWGVHGVYVQPVKPGVVELRLVSFDVLQRVRMPRKAGGGFLRVPVALREDATAFVRDYRAIPHELVLGATLSGKSMYLRHLITGLAAQPVALAGIDCKRGVELAPFAPRLSALATDPAEAAELLPVLVREMEDRYDLIRARQGIAPSTPDEEITSDVWGLPEAERPVPIVLFVDEVAELFLVASRKDEERRDEMVTQLIRLAQLGRAAGIYLEVCGQRFGAELGKGATMLRAQLSGRVCHRVNDEPSAKMALGDIAPEAVGAACTIAPERPGLAVVGDTSGGWSRIRTPYLSLADAAVACERTVHLVPDLPALKPFRPATA